The following proteins are encoded in a genomic region of Saccharopolyspora antimicrobica:
- a CDS encoding glycoside hydrolase family 16 protein, producing the protein MARNKLLATAAALAVLTAVPLVQAGAAPRAEVFFDDFSGTELDRSKWTVEVTGENFGTVNQEQQAYVDSPETIYVEKDPSTGAENGALALHPRYKPGTQAPDGQTYDFVSGRVKTQDKVEFTYGSYSARLKLPENATASGLWPAWWSLGANIDNGKPWPDCGEIDVMEHVGEPWTSSALHGPEYHGDTPFTKRQEFAGGDPADWHVYRSDWTPDGIAFFVDDTETYRVTKDEIQGKGWTWAYDDPQFLILNFALGGGYPNGVNGVTEPYFGLPQSTVDRIATGEVRYLIDWVRVEQP; encoded by the coding sequence ATGGCCCGGAACAAGTTGCTCGCGACCGCCGCCGCGCTCGCGGTGCTGACGGCGGTGCCGCTGGTGCAGGCCGGCGCGGCACCCCGCGCCGAGGTGTTCTTCGACGACTTCTCCGGCACCGAGCTGGACCGCTCCAAGTGGACAGTCGAGGTCACCGGCGAGAACTTCGGCACGGTCAACCAGGAGCAGCAGGCCTACGTCGACTCGCCCGAGACGATCTACGTGGAGAAGGACCCGTCGACCGGCGCGGAGAACGGCGCGCTCGCGCTGCACCCCCGGTACAAGCCGGGCACGCAGGCCCCGGACGGGCAGACCTACGACTTCGTCTCCGGCCGGGTCAAGACCCAGGACAAGGTCGAGTTCACCTACGGCAGCTACTCGGCGCGCCTCAAGCTCCCGGAGAACGCGACCGCCAGCGGGCTCTGGCCCGCGTGGTGGTCGCTGGGCGCGAACATCGACAACGGCAAGCCGTGGCCGGACTGCGGTGAGATCGACGTGATGGAGCACGTCGGCGAGCCGTGGACGAGCTCGGCGCTGCACGGCCCCGAGTACCACGGCGACACCCCGTTCACCAAGCGCCAGGAGTTCGCGGGCGGGGACCCGGCCGACTGGCACGTCTACCGCTCGGACTGGACGCCGGACGGGATCGCCTTCTTCGTCGACGACACCGAGACCTACCGGGTCACCAAGGACGAGATCCAGGGCAAGGGCTGGACCTGGGCCTACGACGACCCGCAGTTCCTGATCCTGAACTTCGCCCTCGGCGGCGGCTACCCGAACGGCGTCAACGGCGTGACCGAACCGTACTTCGGCCTTCCGCAGTCCACTGTGGACCGGATCGCCACCGGCGAGGTGCGCTACCTGATCGACTGGGTCCGCGTCGAGCAGCCCTGA
- a CDS encoding PspC domain-containing protein codes for MSTTKRAGAAAFEDTMRDFWATRPVRPRSGGKVGGVSAAIALRYGIDPILVRVAFVLAAIYGGAGVVLYLLGWLLFPKESESLPGTAKPRPEPTSGTLAVILVLLLLPSVLWLISSPGIIGLAVGLGAFYLIHRSYGDCNAIPAAAAPMSAAPTTAPAPEATQVGENTWVYPGAEQTADVEQKSPPAWDPLGVAPFAWDLPEPSEPEPPEPQQPKRRWITWVTLGLAAFAGGLTSALGAPLYVALTFALGTIGIGLIIGSFLRGGRGLIAAAVPLAAAAMIASMMPLDTYSGEIGEHEVHPETADELAPDYQLSAGTITLDLRGMEIAEDQEITTAASVGVGDILVHVPEDVDITAQCKSELGDVQCLHSVASGGSADQTATDLGADGPGGGRLNLDLRVGMGSVEVTRG; via the coding sequence CGCGGCGTTCGAGGACACCATGCGGGACTTCTGGGCGACCCGCCCGGTCCGGCCGCGTTCCGGCGGCAAGGTCGGTGGTGTCTCCGCGGCGATCGCCCTCCGGTACGGCATCGATCCCATCCTGGTCCGGGTCGCGTTCGTCCTGGCGGCCATCTACGGCGGCGCGGGCGTCGTGCTCTACCTGCTGGGCTGGTTGCTGTTCCCGAAGGAGAGCGAATCGCTGCCCGGCACGGCCAAGCCGAGGCCGGAGCCGACCTCGGGCACCCTCGCGGTGATCCTGGTGCTGCTGCTGCTCCCCAGCGTGCTTTGGCTGATCAGCTCGCCGGGGATCATCGGGCTCGCGGTGGGCTTGGGCGCGTTCTACCTGATCCACCGCTCCTACGGGGACTGCAACGCGATACCGGCCGCCGCAGCTCCGATGTCCGCGGCACCGACCACCGCGCCGGCGCCCGAGGCGACGCAGGTGGGCGAGAACACCTGGGTCTACCCGGGAGCCGAGCAGACCGCGGACGTCGAGCAGAAGTCCCCGCCCGCGTGGGACCCGCTCGGTGTCGCGCCGTTCGCCTGGGACCTCCCGGAGCCGAGCGAGCCCGAACCACCGGAACCGCAGCAGCCGAAGCGGCGCTGGATCACCTGGGTGACGCTGGGCCTGGCGGCGTTCGCCGGTGGCCTGACCAGCGCGCTGGGCGCGCCGCTGTACGTCGCGCTGACCTTCGCGCTCGGCACCATCGGGATCGGGCTGATCATCGGCTCCTTCCTGCGCGGCGGCCGAGGGCTGATCGCCGCGGCGGTTCCGCTGGCGGCTGCGGCGATGATCGCCTCGATGATGCCGCTGGACACCTACAGCGGTGAGATCGGCGAGCACGAGGTCCACCCGGAAACGGCCGACGAGCTGGCCCCCGACTACCAGCTGTCCGCCGGGACGATCACGCTGGACCTGCGCGGCATGGAGATCGCCGAGGACCAGGAGATCACCACCGCGGCCAGCGTCGGGGTCGGCGACATCCTCGTGCACGTGCCCGAGGACGTGGACATCACCGCGCAGTGCAAGTCGGAACTGGGCGACGTGCAGTGCCTGCACTCGGTCGCCAGCGGCGGCAGCGCGGACCAGACGGCGACGGACCTGGGCGCCGACGGCCCCGGTGGCGGCCGGTTGAACCTCGACCTGCGGGTCGGCATGGGAAGCGTGGAGGTCACCCGTGGCTGA